A stretch of Haemophilus influenzae DNA encodes these proteins:
- the menH gene encoding 2-succinyl-6-hydroxy-2,4-cyclohexadiene-1-carboxylate synthase, which translates to MINIIFLHGLLGTKNDWQKVIENLPHFNCIALDLPFHGQARDIEVTNFEETAEYLAKQIKSAVKNEPYFLVGYSLGGRIALYYALKAQVERSNLQGVILEGANLGLKTDEEKQARFQQDFAWAQRFIQEPPEKVLNDWYQQPVFSHLTAEERLQLVEKRKSNCGENIGKMLLATSLSKQPDFSEKVRLSSLPFFYFCGERDHKFQVLAKENQIDLVTIPCAGHNSHLENSKYFSKKIENCILKIVRP; encoded by the coding sequence ATGATAAACATCATTTTTCTTCACGGACTTCTTGGTACAAAAAATGACTGGCAAAAAGTCATTGAAAATCTACCGCACTTTAATTGTATTGCGCTAGATTTGCCTTTTCACGGGCAAGCTAGAGATATTGAAGTCACAAATTTTGAAGAAACGGCTGAGTATTTGGCTAAGCAAATTAAAAGTGCGGTGAAAAATGAACCCTATTTTCTTGTTGGGTATTCTCTAGGTGGAAGGATCGCTTTGTATTATGCGCTGAAAGCTCAGGTGGAACGATCTAATTTGCAAGGCGTTATTTTAGAAGGAGCGAATCTAGGTTTAAAAACTGACGAAGAAAAGCAGGCTCGTTTTCAGCAGGATTTTGCTTGGGCGCAACGTTTTATACAAGAACCACCAGAAAAAGTGTTGAATGATTGGTATCAACAACCTGTGTTTTCTCATTTGACTGCAGAAGAAAGATTACAGTTGGTTGAAAAACGAAAATCAAATTGTGGGGAAAATATTGGCAAAATGCTGCTGGCGACAAGTCTATCCAAACAACCTGATTTTAGTGAAAAAGTGCGGTTAAGTTCTTTGCCATTTTTTTATTTTTGTGGCGAAAGAGATCATAAGTTCCAAGTATTAGCCAAAGAAAATCAAATTGATTTAGTGACAATTCCCTGCGCTGGACATAACTCACATTTAGAAAACTCAAAATATTTCTCTAAAAAAATAGAAAATTGCATATTAAAAATTGTTAGACCTTAG
- a CDS encoding MOSC domain-containing protein: MNAKILVIKVGQVETLTFSDGSQYESAIRKKVVPSVKIHSLGAEGNDVGLKKHHGGVDKALFFMSADSFNELNTLLNKDFSYMDTAIYGENFVVSGLNEDNVCIGDRYQIGSTILEVSQPRKPCERLSKNTENEDTRDIVYQTGLSGWYVRIIETGTIKQKDELKLLARPYPQITIRHLNRLLSAPENEAELDAALEIEVLAEAFKRSIRSQISKFKQQG, from the coding sequence ATGAATGCAAAAATTTTAGTTATAAAAGTGGGACAAGTTGAAACCCTAACCTTTTCCGATGGAAGCCAGTATGAAAGCGCGATTCGTAAAAAAGTTGTGCCATCGGTAAAAATTCATTCTCTTGGTGCGGAAGGAAACGATGTTGGTTTAAAAAAACATCACGGTGGTGTAGATAAAGCTCTCTTTTTTATGTCGGCAGATTCTTTTAATGAATTAAATACTTTATTAAATAAAGATTTTTCTTATATGGATACTGCGATATACGGAGAAAATTTTGTCGTGTCAGGCTTGAATGAAGACAATGTATGTATTGGCGATCGTTATCAAATCGGCTCAACCATTTTAGAAGTATCTCAACCACGTAAACCTTGTGAGCGTTTATCAAAAAACACGGAAAACGAAGATACTCGCGATATTGTTTATCAAACTGGGCTTAGTGGATGGTATGTTCGTATTATTGAAACAGGAACAATTAAGCAAAAGGATGAACTAAAATTACTCGCCCGTCCTTATCCGCAAATAACAATTCGTCATTTAAATCGCTTGTTATCTGCGCCCGAAAATGAAGCTGAATTAGATGCAGCATTAGAGATTGAAGTATTAGCTGAAGCCTTTAAACGCTCAATTCGATCGCAAATATCGAAATTCAAACAACAGGGATAA
- the udp gene encoding uridine phosphorylase, which yields MSDVFHLNLTKAQLKGATLAIVPGDPARSERIAKQLDNPEFLTSTREFTSWLGYINGQPIVVCSTGIGGPSTSICVEELAQLGVRTFLRIGTTGAIQPHINVGDVLITTAAVRLDGASCHFVPLEYPAVANFECTTALYNAAKAKGIEPYVGVTVSSDTFYPGQERYDTYSGKVYRDYQGLLKQWQDLNVMNYEMESSTLFTMCSALGLRAGMVAGVIVNRTQQEIPNEATIKQTEEKAVSVVIAAAQALLS from the coding sequence ATGTCAGACGTATTCCACCTAAACCTCACTAAAGCACAACTTAAAGGTGCAACACTCGCTATTGTTCCTGGCGATCCTGCGCGTAGTGAGCGTATTGCGAAACAACTTGATAATCCAGAGTTTCTTACAAGCACGCGTGAATTTACATCGTGGTTAGGTTATATCAATGGTCAGCCTATTGTTGTATGTTCTACGGGTATTGGTGGCCCATCAACATCAATTTGTGTGGAAGAACTTGCTCAACTTGGTGTTCGCACTTTCTTACGTATTGGCACAACGGGGGCAATTCAACCGCACATTAATGTAGGCGATGTTCTTATCACAACTGCTGCTGTTCGCTTAGATGGTGCAAGCTGTCATTTTGTACCATTAGAATATCCAGCTGTGGCAAACTTTGAATGTACAACCGCACTTTATAATGCAGCGAAAGCAAAAGGTATTGAGCCTTATGTAGGTGTAACCGTATCATCTGATACATTCTATCCAGGTCAAGAACGTTACGATACTTATAGTGGTAAAGTATATCGTGATTACCAAGGTTTGCTTAAACAATGGCAAGATTTGAATGTCATGAATTACGAAATGGAATCTTCAACATTGTTTACTATGTGTAGCGCATTAGGTTTGCGTGCAGGAATGGTTGCAGGCGTGATTGTAAACCGCACTCAACAAGAAATTCCAAATGAAGCAACGATAAAACAAACAGAAGAAAAAGCGGTGTCTGTTGTGATCGCAGCTGCACAAGCGTTGTTAAGTTAA
- the rph gene encoding ribonuclease PH, whose product MRPNNRENNQPRQIKITRNYTKHAEGSVLVEFGDTKVLCTATVEDAVPRFLKGQGQGWVTAEYGMLPRSTHSRMQREAAKGKQGGRTMEIQRLIARSLRAMVDLKALGERAITLDCDVIQADGGTRTASITGAAVALCDAINGLIENGTLKTNPIKGLVSAISVGIVDGQAVCDLEYVEDSAAETDMNVVMMEDGRMIEVQGTAEGEPFSHEELLTLLDLAKQGCNQIFIAQREALGL is encoded by the coding sequence ATGCGTCCAAATAATCGAGAAAATAATCAACCCCGCCAAATTAAAATTACCCGTAACTACACCAAGCATGCTGAAGGTTCTGTGCTTGTTGAATTTGGGGACACCAAAGTGCTTTGTACTGCAACAGTGGAAGATGCTGTGCCACGTTTCTTAAAAGGACAAGGGCAAGGTTGGGTAACGGCTGAATATGGAATGTTGCCACGTTCAACACATAGTCGTATGCAACGTGAGGCGGCTAAAGGTAAACAAGGTGGACGCACAATGGAAATTCAACGCTTAATTGCCCGCTCTTTGCGCGCCATGGTGGATCTTAAAGCACTGGGTGAACGTGCGATTACTTTAGATTGTGATGTTATTCAAGCGGATGGCGGCACACGAACTGCATCCATTACTGGTGCTGCAGTCGCATTATGTGATGCGATCAATGGTTTAATTGAGAATGGCACGTTAAAAACTAATCCAATTAAAGGGCTAGTTTCGGCAATTTCTGTAGGGATTGTTGATGGTCAAGCTGTTTGTGATTTGGAATATGTGGAAGATTCTGCAGCGGAAACCGATATGAATGTTGTGATGATGGAAGATGGTCGAATGATTGAGGTGCAAGGCACTGCAGAAGGCGAGCCATTTAGCCATGAAGAATTATTAACATTATTAGATTTAGCGAAACAAGGCTGTAATCAAATTTTTATCGCTCAACGCGAAGCGTTAGGCTTATAA
- a CDS encoding MFS transporter, whose product MSTQLRNNPMKVALASMVGTAIEFFDYYIYAAAAVLVFNTQFFHSDDPLSNDLLSLSTLALAFFARPIGSALFGHFGDKIGRKKTLVASLVLMGGSTVVIGLLPNYAQIGIWAPILLCVCRVGQGIGLGGEWGGAALVATENAPEGKRAWYGTFPQLGAPIGLFVANGTFFLASYLLGHNALVEWAWRIPFVSSILLVAVGLYVRLTLHESHVFVEAEQKGKKLNAPVSVVFTKHLKPMIIGTFIMVATYSLFYIMTAFAQAYSRTVPKLSEAGYALGLGIPANTFTGLLLISAIVFGIFISISGFYADKIGRRKWLIWVTIAIGVLGLAMPLFLENGTPVSVFAFLVIGMAIMGMTFGPMAALLPELFPTEVRYSGASLAYNLASIIGATIAAMISLKINASFGVMGVGIYLAINALMTFLALLASKETKNVDLTEI is encoded by the coding sequence ATGTCTACACAACTTCGTAATAATCCGATGAAAGTGGCGTTAGCCTCGATGGTCGGTACGGCAATCGAATTTTTTGATTATTATATCTATGCGGCTGCCGCTGTATTAGTTTTCAATACGCAATTCTTTCATAGCGATGATCCGCTTTCTAATGATTTACTTTCTCTTTCTACGCTTGCTTTAGCATTTTTTGCGCGTCCTATTGGTTCGGCATTATTCGGTCACTTTGGCGATAAAATTGGTCGTAAAAAAACCTTGGTTGCCTCTCTTGTTTTAATGGGTGGTTCAACGGTAGTAATTGGTTTACTTCCTAATTATGCTCAAATTGGTATCTGGGCACCGATTTTGCTTTGTGTATGTCGCGTAGGTCAAGGAATTGGACTTGGTGGAGAATGGGGAGGTGCAGCGTTAGTCGCAACAGAAAATGCACCAGAAGGAAAACGAGCTTGGTACGGTACTTTTCCTCAATTAGGCGCACCAATTGGTTTATTTGTCGCTAATGGAACGTTCTTCTTAGCTAGCTATTTACTTGGTCATAATGCACTTGTTGAATGGGCGTGGCGTATTCCATTTGTATCTTCCATTTTATTAGTTGCAGTTGGTTTATATGTTCGCTTAACTTTGCACGAAAGCCACGTATTTGTGGAAGCAGAGCAAAAAGGCAAAAAATTGAATGCACCAGTGAGTGTTGTGTTTACCAAACACTTAAAACCAATGATCATTGGTACATTTATTATGGTGGCAACTTATTCTTTGTTTTACATTATGACGGCTTTTGCACAGGCATATTCTCGAACCGTGCCAAAGCTTTCTGAAGCAGGTTATGCGCTTGGTTTAGGAATCCCAGCAAATACATTTACTGGCTTGTTATTAATTAGTGCCATTGTATTTGGTATTTTTATCAGTATTTCCGGTTTTTATGCAGATAAAATCGGTCGTCGTAAATGGTTGATTTGGGTGACTATTGCTATCGGCGTGCTTGGTTTAGCAATGCCGTTATTCTTAGAAAATGGCACTCCAGTTAGCGTATTTGCATTTTTAGTGATTGGTATGGCGATTATGGGAATGACATTTGGTCCAATGGCTGCGCTATTACCAGAATTATTCCCAACAGAAGTCCGTTATTCAGGTGCCTCTCTTGCGTATAATTTAGCATCAATTATTGGTGCAACAATTGCAGCAATGATTTCTTTAAAAATTAACGCGTCATTCGGTGTAATGGGCGTAGGAATTTATTTAGCAATCAATGCATTAATGACTTTCTTGGCATTATTAGCCTCAAAAGAGACTAAAAATGTAGATTTAACAGAAATCTAA
- the gltX gene encoding glutamate--tRNA ligase has protein sequence MKLDAPFNLDPNVKVRTRFAPSPTGYLHVGGARTALYSWLYAKHNNGEFVLRIEDTDLERSTPEATAAIIEGMEWLNLPWEHGPYYQTKRFDRYNQVIDEMIEQGLAYRCYCTKEHLEELRHTQEQNKEKPRYDRHCLHDHNHSPDEPHVVRFKNPTEGSVVFDDAVRGRIEISNSELDDLIIRRTDGSPTYNFCVVVDDWDMGITHVVRGEDHINNTPRQINILKAIGAPIPTYAHVSMINGDDGQKLSKRHGAVSVMQYRDDGYLPEALINYLVRLGWGHGDQEIFSREEMINYFELDHVSKSASAFNTEKLQWLNQHYIRELPPEYVAKHLEWHYKDQSIDTSNGPALTDIVSMLAERCKTLKEMASSSRYFFEEFETFDEAAAKKHFKGNAAEALAKVKEKLTALSSWNLHSIHEAIEQTAAELEVGMGKVGMPLRVAVTGSGQSPSMDVTLVGIGRDRVLVRIQRAIDFIHAQNA, from the coding sequence ATGAAACTAGATGCTCCTTTTAATTTAGATCCAAATGTAAAAGTGCGTACTCGTTTTGCTCCTAGCCCTACAGGTTATTTACATGTAGGTGGCGCACGTACCGCACTTTATTCTTGGTTATACGCAAAACATAATAACGGCGAATTTGTATTACGAATTGAAGACACTGATTTAGAGCGTTCAACACCAGAAGCAACGGCTGCCATTATTGAAGGCATGGAATGGTTAAATCTTCCGTGGGAGCATGGCCCTTATTACCAAACTAAACGCTTTGATCGTTATAACCAAGTGATCGATGAAATGATTGAACAAGGCTTAGCATATCGTTGTTATTGTACTAAAGAACACTTAGAAGAACTTCGTCATACTCAAGAACAAAATAAAGAAAAACCACGTTATGACCGTCACTGCTTACACGATCACAACCATTCACCTGATGAACCCCATGTTGTACGTTTTAAAAATCCAACTGAAGGCTCGGTAGTATTTGATGATGCCGTACGTGGCCGTATTGAAATCAGCAACAGTGAGCTTGATGATCTTATTATTCGCCGCACAGACGGTTCTCCAACTTATAACTTCTGTGTAGTTGTAGATGACTGGGACATGGGTATCACACATGTTGTACGTGGCGAAGATCATATCAACAACACGCCTCGTCAAATTAACATTTTAAAAGCGATTGGTGCCCCAATTCCAACCTATGCACACGTTTCTATGATTAATGGCGATGATGGTCAAAAACTCTCTAAACGACATGGCGCAGTGAGCGTAATGCAATATCGTGATGATGGTTACTTACCCGAAGCTTTAATTAACTATCTTGTTCGTTTAGGCTGGGGACATGGCGACCAAGAAATTTTTAGTCGCGAAGAAATGATCAACTATTTCGAATTAGATCACGTTAGCAAATCAGCTAGCGCATTTAATACCGAAAAATTACAATGGTTGAATCAACATTATATCCGCGAATTACCGCCAGAATATGTGGCTAAACATCTTGAATGGCATTACAAAGATCAAAGCATTGATACAAGCAATGGTCCTGCATTAACTGATATTGTCTCCATGCTTGCGGAACGTTGCAAAACCTTAAAAGAAATGGCAAGTTCAAGCCGCTACTTCTTTGAAGAGTTTGAAACCTTTGATGAAGCCGCAGCGAAAAAACATTTCAAAGGCAATGCTGCTGAAGCGCTTGCAAAAGTGAAAGAAAAATTAACCGCACTTTCTAGCTGGAATTTACATTCTATTCACGAAGCCATTGAGCAAACAGCTGCTGAACTAGAAGTGGGCATGGGTAAAGTTGGCATGCCATTACGTGTCGCTGTGACAGGTTCTGGTCAATCGCCATCAATGGATGTTACCCTAGTCGGTATCGGCAGAGATCGCGTACTTGTGCGTATTCAGCGCGCTATTGATTTTATTCATGCACAAAACGCTTAA
- the menD gene encoding 2-succinyl-5-enolpyruvyl-6-hydroxy-3-cyclohexene-1-carboxylic-acid synthase has protein sequence MSVSVFNRCWSKVILETLVRQGVSHVCIAPGSRSTPLTLEAVRLQNAGSVTCHTHFDERGLGFFALGIAKATQSPVAIIVTSGTATANLYPAIIEARQTGVNLFVLTADRPPELWECGANQAILQQNMFGQYPVANVNLPKPNADYSAQWLISLLEQAAFQQKQQGGVVHINVPFTEPLYDATDEEVNSHSWLQPLQRWLIQNKSWINVEVQQNEVLMHENWDHWRTKRGVVVVGQLPAEQAMGINSWASAMGWVLLTDIQSGVVPTTPYEDIWLANQTVREKLLQADIVIQFGARFISKRINQFLQAFKGEFWLVEQSGKALDPYHHSLTRFNAKAHHWLRAHPPLRQKPWLLEPLALSKFCATFIEQQVGGNLTEASLALRLPTLLPYNGVLFLGNSLLVRLVDALTQLPESYPVYTNRGASGIDGLLATAAGIGIGSNKPVVAVIGDTSTLYDLNSFALFKNVTQPTLIFVINNNGGAIFDMLPVDEQVKDQFYRLPHNGDFSQIAAMFDLKYAHPYTWADLNSVVKQAYSRRKATLIEIKTNPSDGSSLYKRLIDQISHAVIGA, from the coding sequence GTGATTTTAGAAACCTTGGTGCGCCAAGGCGTTTCTCACGTTTGTATCGCGCCAGGTTCGCGTTCGACACCTTTAACTCTAGAAGCCGTACGTTTGCAAAATGCAGGTTCAGTCACTTGTCATACGCATTTTGATGAACGCGGTTTAGGTTTTTTTGCACTTGGTATTGCTAAGGCAACTCAATCACCTGTTGCCATTATTGTGACATCAGGCACGGCGACTGCAAACCTTTATCCAGCAATTATTGAAGCGCGCCAAACCGGTGTGAATTTATTTGTTTTAACTGCTGATCGTCCACCAGAACTTTGGGAGTGCGGTGCAAATCAAGCTATTTTGCAACAAAATATGTTTGGTCAGTATCCAGTTGCAAATGTTAATTTACCTAAACCGAACGCTGATTATTCTGCGCAGTGGTTGATTTCTCTACTTGAACAGGCAGCTTTCCAACAAAAACAACAAGGTGGCGTTGTTCATATTAATGTGCCATTTACCGAGCCACTTTATGATGCAACTGATGAGGAAGTAAATTCCCATAGTTGGCTACAGCCGTTACAACGCTGGTTAATTCAAAACAAGTCTTGGATAAATGTAGAAGTCCAACAAAACGAAGTATTAATGCATGAAAATTGGGATCATTGGCGTACCAAACGTGGTGTCGTTGTGGTTGGTCAATTACCTGCAGAACAAGCGATGGGCATTAATTCTTGGGCAAGTGCTATGGGCTGGGTGTTACTGACGGATATTCAATCTGGTGTTGTTCCAACGACGCCTTATGAAGATATTTGGCTAGCAAACCAAACTGTTCGTGAAAAACTTCTACAAGCTGATATTGTGATTCAATTTGGCGCGCGTTTTATTAGTAAACGCATTAATCAATTCTTGCAGGCGTTTAAAGGGGAATTTTGGCTAGTTGAACAAAGCGGTAAAGCACTAGATCCTTACCATCATTCATTGACAAGATTCAATGCTAAAGCGCATCATTGGTTACGTGCGCATCCACCTTTACGCCAAAAGCCTTGGTTGCTTGAGCCGTTAGCTTTATCTAAGTTCTGTGCGACCTTTATTGAACAGCAAGTGGGCGGAAATTTAACGGAAGCCTCGCTAGCATTACGTTTACCAACACTTTTACCTTATAACGGTGTTTTATTTTTAGGTAATAGTTTACTTGTTCGTCTGGTTGATGCGCTAACGCAATTACCCGAAAGTTATCCCGTTTATACCAATCGTGGTGCGAGTGGAATTGATGGTTTGTTGGCTACTGCTGCTGGAATAGGTATTGGTTCAAATAAACCTGTTGTTGCGGTGATTGGCGATACGTCCACTTTATATGATCTAAATTCTTTCGCATTATTCAAAAATGTTACGCAACCAACGCTAATCTTTGTGATCAATAATAATGGTGGTGCGATTTTTGATATGTTACCTGTGGATGAACAAGTCAAAGATCAGTTCTATCGATTACCGCATAATGGCGATTTTTCTCAAATCGCGGCAATGTTCGATCTCAAATACGCTCATCCTTATACTTGGGCGGATCTCAATTCCGTTGTTAAACAGGCTTATAGTCGTCGCAAGGCAACGTTAATTGAAATTAAAACGAATCCGAGTGATGGTAGTAGTTTGTATAAACGCTTAATCGATCAAATTAGTCACGCCGTGATTGGTGCTTAA
- the lpt6 gene encoding phosphoethanolamine transferase Lpt6 yields the protein MIAYIFLALFTIAAVIFIVNSHYRWTYFFAITLFTFLFGGMLMVSSQWQRALNFSSVLFVVLMLFHRLKIHYYKQPLLISDFFLVVDWRNWETLIHYKGALFGVIGLLALLGYAIFGFNDVESLGVLGNSIGALLFIVSFSLMWHYSKNPSAVQVWLDSLPDDGRDVFLNLPMSCRGIFFKVPNFDGNSQNFIEKMTALSSDTNNLSETKPDIVVTLMESTLNPHQFAFSQQSIPPLSMFESQSDTVFASPLRVHTFAGATWKSEFAFLAGVPSTDFGALASGVFYSVVPHLQSGLVKNLKAQGYFCVALSPFTKGNYNAKSAYDHFGFDLMLQPQDLGYPAPISKNLWDISSEEMMKYTRMILEKQHPALENVDQPMFVYVLTMREHGPYELGMENIFNLQMPNLGAKSISALNDYTQRIVALNDAIEGMNNYLQERKKPFVLGYFGDHQVAFDNAIPPKKGDYAQPDYVTQFVVRSNYASQFKQEQKFLDLAFAGGVLMNVAGLSAEDEFMKANMAMCKLSHGKLEDSSDIQLLNDYRHYLYQTLAIAR from the coding sequence ATGATCGCTTATATTTTCTTAGCTTTATTCACGATTGCGGCAGTGATTTTTATTGTAAACTCCCATTATCGTTGGACTTATTTCTTTGCTATTACGCTTTTTACTTTTTTATTTGGCGGCATGCTTATGGTTTCCAGCCAATGGCAACGTGCTTTAAATTTTTCATCAGTGCTTTTTGTAGTGCTGATGTTATTTCATCGTTTAAAAATTCATTATTACAAACAGCCTTTGTTAATTTCAGATTTCTTTCTTGTGGTGGATTGGCGAAATTGGGAAACCTTAATTCATTATAAAGGTGCGTTGTTTGGCGTTATTGGGCTACTGGCGTTATTAGGTTATGCGATTTTTGGTTTTAATGATGTCGAGTCTTTAGGGGTATTGGGTAACAGCATTGGTGCTTTATTGTTTATCGTTAGCTTTAGCTTGATGTGGCATTATTCTAAAAATCCAAGTGCGGTGCAAGTTTGGTTAGATTCTTTGCCTGATGATGGTCGTGATGTGTTTTTAAATTTACCAATGTCTTGTCGCGGTATTTTTTTCAAAGTGCCAAATTTTGATGGCAATAGCCAAAATTTTATTGAAAAAATGACCGCACTTTCATCTGATACAAACAACCTATCTGAAACAAAACCCGATATTGTTGTAACATTAATGGAATCCACGCTGAACCCTCATCAATTTGCTTTTAGTCAGCAATCTATTCCACCACTTTCCATGTTTGAGTCTCAAAGTGATACAGTATTTGCTTCGCCGTTGCGTGTACATACTTTTGCTGGTGCAACGTGGAAATCAGAATTTGCTTTTTTAGCCGGTGTACCTTCAACCGATTTTGGTGCGTTAGCAAGTGGCGTTTTTTATTCTGTTGTACCGCACTTGCAATCAGGTTTAGTGAAAAATCTAAAAGCACAAGGATATTTTTGTGTTGCTTTGTCGCCTTTTACAAAAGGTAATTACAATGCGAAATCCGCTTATGATCATTTCGGTTTTGATTTAATGTTACAGCCGCAAGATCTTGGTTATCCTGCGCCTATTAGTAAAAATCTTTGGGATATTAGTAGTGAAGAAATGATGAAGTACACCCGAATGATTTTAGAAAAGCAGCATCCTGCACTAGAAAATGTAGATCAGCCAATGTTTGTTTATGTATTGACTATGCGAGAACATGGCCCATACGAATTGGGCATGGAAAATATATTTAATCTTCAAATGCCTAATTTAGGGGCTAAAAGTATTTCTGCATTGAATGACTATACTCAACGTATTGTTGCATTAAATGATGCGATTGAAGGAATGAATAACTATTTACAAGAACGTAAAAAGCCTTTTGTGCTAGGTTATTTCGGTGATCACCAAGTGGCATTTGATAATGCTATCCCTCCGAAGAAAGGGGATTATGCACAGCCCGATTATGTGACGCAATTTGTTGTAAGAAGTAATTATGCAAGTCAATTTAAGCAAGAACAAAAGTTTTTAGATCTTGCTTTTGCTGGAGGCGTCTTGATGAATGTAGCTGGATTATCAGCAGAAGATGAATTTATGAAAGCGAATATGGCAATGTGTAAACTAAGTCACGGAAAATTAGAAGATTCTTCTGATATTCAGCTACTCAATGATTATCGCCATTATTTATATCAAACATTGGCGATTGCCAGATAA
- a CDS encoding virulence factor BrkB family protein → MISLKNFGLLFWKRFSENKLNQVAGALTYSTMLAIVPLVMVIFSIFSAFPVFNEVTGELKEMIFTNFAPSASDMVGEYIDQFVSNSKKMSAVGIVSLIAVALMLINNIDRTLNSIWHNSQSRSPLSSFAIYWMILTLGPLIIGVSIGISSYIKIMFEQSEHLSLGLKLLSFVPFLFTWFIFTLIYTVVPNKKVKIKHSAYGAFLAAIFFTLGKQAFTWYVVTFPSYQLIYGAMATLPIMLLWIQISWLVVLVGAQLASTLDEIGEQIEQ, encoded by the coding sequence ATGATTTCATTAAAAAATTTTGGATTATTATTTTGGAAACGTTTTTCAGAAAATAAACTTAATCAAGTCGCTGGTGCATTGACTTATAGCACAATGTTAGCAATAGTTCCTTTAGTTATGGTTATTTTTTCTATTTTCTCTGCTTTTCCTGTATTCAATGAAGTGACGGGAGAATTAAAAGAAATGATTTTTACTAATTTTGCACCATCAGCGAGTGATATGGTGGGCGAATATATCGATCAATTTGTATCAAACTCAAAGAAAATGAGTGCGGTGGGAATTGTGAGTTTAATTGCCGTTGCCTTGATGCTAATTAATAACATCGACCGAACACTAAATAGTATTTGGCACAATAGTCAATCTCGCTCTCCGCTTTCTTCTTTTGCGATTTATTGGATGATTTTGACACTTGGCCCACTTATTATTGGCGTGAGTATTGGGATTAGTTCGTATATTAAAATAATGTTTGAGCAATCGGAACATTTATCATTAGGCTTAAAATTGCTCAGTTTTGTGCCTTTTTTATTTACTTGGTTTATTTTTACGCTTATTTATACGGTTGTACCGAATAAAAAAGTGAAAATTAAGCATTCAGCTTACGGTGCATTTCTTGCCGCGATTTTTTTCACTCTTGGTAAACAAGCATTTACTTGGTATGTCGTCACTTTTCCCTCTTATCAATTAATTTACGGTGCAATGGCAACTTTACCAATTATGTTATTGTGGATTCAAATAAGTTGGCTTGTGGTATTAGTTGGTGCACAATTAGCTTCAACCTTAGATGAAATTGGCGAGCAGATCGAGCAATAA
- a CDS encoding YchJ family protein, which produces MSEISTALSLENCPCQSSHHYADCCGKFHLRQAFPETAEQLMRSRYTAYVLKNIPYIVVTTAPSQQTLLKPRLLQEWADNTTWLGLEILKTESLTKTQSAVEFKAIFQGEEGELAHQERSIFVKIENRWYFVDPTVSLPTMKQPCVCGSGKKFKHCCGGFL; this is translated from the coding sequence ATGTCAGAAATTTCAACCGCACTTTCTTTAGAAAATTGTCCATGTCAATCTAGTCATCATTACGCAGATTGTTGTGGCAAATTTCATTTGAGACAAGCATTTCCCGAAACGGCAGAGCAACTTATGCGTTCACGTTATACGGCTTATGTGTTAAAAAATATTCCCTATATTGTTGTAACAACTGCGCCAAGCCAACAAACTTTATTAAAGCCTAGGTTATTGCAAGAATGGGCGGACAACACTACGTGGCTAGGATTAGAAATTCTAAAAACGGAAAGCCTTACAAAAACTCAAAGTGCGGTAGAATTTAAGGCGATTTTTCAAGGCGAAGAGGGAGAACTAGCCCATCAAGAACGGTCAATTTTTGTAAAAATTGAAAACCGTTGGTATTTTGTTGATCCGACCGTATCATTACCGACAATGAAACAACCTTGTGTATGTGGTTCTGGTAAAAAATTTAAACATTGTTGTGGGGGATTTCTATGA